The Mugil cephalus isolate CIBA_MC_2020 chromosome 8, CIBA_Mcephalus_1.1, whole genome shotgun sequence genome segment CCGTGTAAGATTAATAACAACTGATCAGGTCTGATGAAAATGTTActtaattacacattttaataagAAGTAGATTGCACCTTATTGCTTTTTTGACGCTGATAATATgatcaaaacatttaacaaagcaCAAGCACTCAAGCTACATTCAGTATCACTCTGTAATgtttaatagattttttaaaaattgcgTACCATACATATGCAATACATCGTTAAAGCAAATATATTATACTTTCAGTTTATTAAAAGGTTACAGTCTGTACAGTCACATCCTGTGTCTACTAAatatgattcattttattttcagtaaaatCATGAATATATCATATAAAAATAACTTCATGATGAGGATTCCTAATTAGTCTTACAAACTGGTCAACGGTTGCACCGGCACAAGCATGGGTGATTTTCTGGATACTGTTTTCAAAGTGAGAATGTTGACCCCTTACGCAGAGAAAACATTGTAAAAGCAGTTGCAGTAGTAAAGTGAGCTGGTTAGTTTTGGCACATACGGTATTAATTTAGATACTACAAAGGATCTTTCGACCATTTGCTGTGACTTTGTCTCGATTCAACTTAAAGCTATTCAAGATAAATACAAGATCGTGGACAAATTATAGAGATCTGACatgtaattttaaaagaaagaaagttgcATCACAGCACAGAACACAGTCTGTCTCTTTACATTCACCTTTGGCTTTGCACTCTGTTGCTTACGAGAGATACGTGTCATCCAAAAAAATCAATGACTTGCTTAAGAAACCTGCACATGTATTCATTTCTACTTAATTCTACTTTTTCCGCATACCCTCGGGGAAGGCCGTAAACGCATCTTGATATGTCTGAGCCCTTTCTGTGCTTTACTCTGAGCACTATTTACAGATGGTCATGATGCTTCCTCAAATGTGTCCCAGGCATTTTCAGAGATCTGAATGGAAATCAGGGGAGAATATTGAAAGGAAATATTAATGCTCCAACAAAATGCTGAATAAaaatcctcatcttcatccatAATTCTCAGCAGCGGTTTGTGGAGGCACTGTGGTGACAAAAAAAGCTGAATGCAGCATCCCTGATCTGTGTCAGGACCTCAGAGGGAACTGTGGCGTTCAGTGGGAAAGGAATGCAAATTTCCTCCAGCTGCAAATGGTTGTGGAACACAAAAGTCCATTCTTTGCATCTGAAACAGCGTCATCagcattcatttcttttcctcacaagtgatgtgtgtgtgtgtgtttgtgtgtgaaaacactCCAAGTCTCTGTGCAACACGCATACATGCAGCGAGGTGAGGCGAGAAACCACGTaatgaccccccctcccctcccccacttCAACTGTCTTCTTGGAAATAGAGTGCACATGCAGGCCGTACTAAACCTGGTTTGGGAGTGTGGTGGGGAATGTGATGAAAAATGATTATTAGTTGGGCTCTTATGAGTCCCCGATGGATGCGGGCAAGCAGGGTGTGAGGAAGTCAAACGGGTGTCACGTAATTCCCGGGAAAAGTCCCAAAAGCATGAGTCCGTTCTGACGTACCTACAGAGGACAAAGCAAGAGgtcacaaaacagaaacaaaacaaattggaAGAGTATTTTGCAACTAAAACAATGTTTTACAGTTGAAGTTAGTTTTGCCAGCGAGTCCTGTAACGTTTgataatgtccactagagggcaatCTGACACTGCAGATTACAAAACAAACGCTCAGTAGTCCTAGAATCACTGTTGTGTTAATTTATGTTACAAGCACTGGAATTTGTTAGGTTagtttgtggtttttaaagtgGTTGCCCTACAGTAAAGTCCCATTGCTTTACTTTCACGGGGTATATCTTTAATGTGTCACTGTTAAACAACTCCTAGTATCAAATATATATCTAATGGTCCATTAAGATGCTTTTCATACATTACATCCACAAGCTgtcatttaacttttaatagtcctccatctttttttgaTATCCCGCTTCACTCTCTTATTTGTTCAATAAAGACACTGAAGGAATAACATACCCTGAAAACTGCgctttttgaaaagaaacaaagcaaaatatCTTACCTACAAACCAGCCGTCATCACATTTCTCCATCACTTGTACAACGTCTCCTTCTCTGAGCTCCAACTCGTCCGAATTCTGCGGTTTGTAGTCATAAACAGCTCTGTATCTAAAATTGAGAGCacgagcaaaacaaacaaagtgtcCGAACCATAAATTTCTGAAAACGCTTTGCCAGCAGTGAAGCAATGtggacaaatgaaaataaacttccAGAACGTACGGGTGGCGCTGCACCGCCGCTGAACCGGGGATGCTTGGGGCTCGTCTCTGCGGCAGGGAGTTGACGTGTGGATTAAATGGAGCAGCCTGGTTTGGTATTGCACCCTGGGAGAAATAGAAACCTCATGTCAGGCATCAAGAAAAGACAAACGAGGAGCCACATTCTTGTCGGCACCAACAGTAACACCACGGGGTGTGGACATGCTGCGATGTTCTCAAGGGAGGCGGTGAGAGCGGACCTGTGAGGGGTCAGTGCATCGGGGGGTGTCGGCTGTGGGAGCTCCTGCTCTGTGAACGGATGACGGAGTGGAAGGTGAAACGGCTCTAGCTGTGGGGCTCTGGTTAGCTGAGTGCGTCCCAGGCCAGTGGCTGTTGTGGTTGCTGGGCGAAGCGGGTTTGGGCGTGCAGTGGAGCGTACGATTTGCCGTCTCTTTAGGTACAGGTGTCTGGGTGGGGGAGCGTGACTGTGAAGCTGGGCTGCCGCATGGCTCAGGTGAGGACGGCTTCAGCGGGGAGTGCTCGGGTTTGGGGCTCAGGGACGTATAAGTGAATGGGGACAACGGGGAACGTGGGCTTGGTGAGTATAGTGGACGTCCCGGACTCTGGGCTCCAGGGGAGCCGGGAGACAGGGGCCCTGGTGAGAAGTCGTCCGTGGAGTATTTTGTGCGGGGCATCTTGTTGACCTGGACATAAGTGGCAGGGAAGATGCCGCTCCGGCCTGTTCCTGAGATCCTGCCCTCCAACCACTGATCGTCAACGCGCCTGGAAATGCTGATCACTTCACCCTAAAGAACGGAACAGAGAAGCTCTGTTGATGTCCTACTGCGATTACCGCACACAAAGCAAATTTGAGAATGTTTAACACATACACGTTTAAGTGATCAGTCAATTCTAATGTGACGTGGGTTAGTAACATGATTATATTTGCATGTGGCTCAAGTGTCTGAACCAAAAGTCTTTCTCAATCTGTAACTGTTGCTAGGTTATGAGAGGACGTTTTCGTGGAACATCTTAATTACCTTTGTTCTGGGAAGTCAGAAGATCAGAACCAAATCTCATTAATACAAAGCAGACACAAAGCTAGTGCCTGTAGCCAATTTGCTGCGCCTGGCCACATAATAGACTGGGCCCGTACTTACATATGTTTTTTGTGCAGCTTAAACAAACAGTTCTGGTCGGTGCATTTTATTACACAGCCAGGCAACCTGTTTCCAGACCCTGCGCTACCCCGAGTTAACCAGCTGCTCCATATGTTAGTGGTGGCAGTCTTCTCGTATAATTCTTGGCAAGGCAGCATTTCAAGCGCTGAAAAGTTTTCCTGCCTGACACTCACTTCGTACGTTTCAGTACGAAAACATACGGTGATATACGGAGGAAAAACATGCCCCTCTCTGTTCCTGCTCCTGCAGAGGCACGTTACAGAACATGTAGCACTCACTTTACGAAAAGAAAGTTCGACGGGTAGGTCGGCATTGAAGTTATACAGAGCCACAGCTTCACCGTAGTCCAGCACCTGAAGAGTGGGAGACTTTATAGGCGTTGGCTTCTCCGTAGGAGGCAGAATCTGTGACAGACAAGGAGGTTTGCAGTCAGTTACGATATGCGCTCATTACAGAGAGATCCTGCATTATCAGATGAGGCACATAAAGAAATCCACCTCCACATAAGACGTAGGGAAAATGCCAGCTCTTCCGTGGTGTTCTCCTTCAAACCAGTTGGCATCTACCTGCCTGTGGATGTAAACAATCTCGCCTTTCTGCAGCATCAGCTCCCTGAAGAAAGAATAATGAGACggacaaaaggaaagaaaaaggtaGGTTACAGAATTGATTGCTTGGTAACAATATTATGAAGAAATGAAGACTTCAGACTTCATTTTGCAACAaagtaatttcattatttagtAAATCATCCCACACTATGACTTACTTGGGTGACTGAGCCTGAAAATTGTACTTGACACGTGCTGCTTTCAtctggacacacaaacaaattttcagtgttttgagAAGACTTCATGGATTTCATAAGGTTTCCAATTCTTTAGGCAGCAAGGAAGTCATAGACACGtacctttttctcctcttttttagTTGACCGCTCCATGGTTTCATTTGCAGGGGAAAGACGGTCTACTGTGTGAAGGCACAAACATATGAGCGGAGTCTTACGCGGGCACTCTTTTGTTCAgcaaatgttgttttcattgtgcTGCCATGTAAAAGCAATCACGGCCACAACGACTGCTTAGGTTCAAAAGGGATCTCGAGTTTCCAGGAAAAACAATTGGTTAAAGCTAATCTTTAATCAGGCCTTCCGCGTTTCACTTCCTATTTCTCTGGGCTTCCTCCCCACCCATCTACAGCCGTTTTCTATAGGAAAAAACTTGCAAAGGTTTTCCGTGCCCCGGCCAGCCTAGTCTAAAAAGTGAAATACCAGAGCAGAGGACAACAGGGGCAATGAAAGAGAACCATGAGACCATCAGACCATCATTAGATTACTTAAAGCTCTCATTAAATATATGCTGCTTGATTAAATGAGTGGCCTGGTTTCTGGAACTGCACGTGCCTTTCGGGGGGACAATAGCTTCAAGGGAGAGGAACTCAGTGGCAGCGTTCTAATCAATATCACTATCAAAGCAATTTCGCTTGTGTTGCTGCACCAAAATGGAATAAACTTACCATATGTGGGAGTAAAGGATGATGGTGTCCCAACAGCGCGGTGGACAGGCTGGACTGGTGCTGGTGaatagctgaaaaaaaaataaaaataagagaataTATGTTTAAGTTGGATCATGAGGAAAAAGTTACTAATGGCATCATATGCCACGCAAAGTCAAATGTAGCTGggagacagtgtttgtgtggagattttttatttactgcacaGCATCTGCTTGCAGCTGGATTTTCATACACAAGACAGAGATAAGACAAATAATCAGACAGCTAGATTGGGCGTGCAGCTGATACTGCGGAACTGTGGGAAAATCTGGTTTCGATAAAGTAAGGAGCATCAATTatctcctcatcctctgtcAGTCCATTCATGATCAGaagtctgtgtgtttctgggtTAAGGATTAATCCAAAGATTCCTCGCTGGCTTCCTCACAGCTGCTTTGCATATTTCCGGACAGCCTTGTTTTGTATTCCAGTGTTTGCAGCTGGGCGCCCACAGCTAAACAATACGGGATCCAGTTAACAGCGAGCACCAGTGAAGTGACAAATTCCCTCTGCTGCTTGCTTTAAGTTTACACGTCCCTTCAGACCGGAAAAGGTCACAACCCGTGAACTCAACTTTAGCAAACAACAGCGAGAATCCTCCAGGAACGCATTACGCACATGGTGAGAAATGTGGAATGCTGTGCGCCGTTTGAAACACTGTACTTGAACTTGTTAAATGAACGGCTTCCTGACAGAATGTCTGGCACAGAAAGTCACCTGATCAACTAACAGATACCCCGCAAAGGGGTGATGTTTTTCTCTGTCCAACAACAATGGTAGATTTCTTAAAgaagcagggggaaaaaaaagtggcagTCGCCATTAAGCAATGACCCCATAGCAAAGTGGATTAAGAGGCGAGGAGTTTTGCTCAGAGGAGGTCTGTTTTATGTTGACTGACCCTGGGTTTTCTATTAACCTCTCCTGCATGTGCTTCAATTGTATAATACAGTCGCTTTAAGGACTACCATACATCTCCATCACTATCTTGATAACTCTATAACATATATATGCAGGAACTTTTCCACCTGTTGGTGAAGATTTTCCGTCACTTTAACAATAATAAGAGCAGTAACAGCTtaacacaaaggaaaaactcCTCATACACCATAGTCAGCACTGGATCAACTTTAACAGTCTTCACTACATGTTTTGGGTCAAACTGAATGTTCATGCATCATGGCCCGTTAAAGAACATAAGttacacagaaagaaagggaacacagaaataaatacagaaagaaaaagatgaaaatgtgtATCAAATTACAAAGAATTTCATTAAAACCTGCTAAACATCACACGCAACATCATAAGACGCTGTCACTGACTAACCTGTAGTTTGTAGCGCTGGGCTTTGGAGCAGTTACTGGATCCCTGCCCCTGGCCTCCTGCAAGCAGAGTGAACATTAAACACAGTTCGTTCCCCGCAGCACCACTCAGCCTTCTGCACTGTATCTCACAGCTTGGAGGAAATCTCATAACAACTCAGACAAAGTAGAGGTGCTGACCACTCCCAATGGAGCAAGAAATCCCCTGGGTCCTATCCTCCTCGGGCTACAAACAACCCCACTCATGATCTGTCTGAGCTGTCTGCGATTCACTCAAATTAAAGTCTATAAAGCCGATGATTCAATCACACAAGAATCAGGAAAAGCACGAGAATCAACATTTCTTGGCATGCCGCTGTGGAACTGCAAAGGAAAGTTTTAAACAACATAATCAACTAATATGCTTGATAAGACAGTcgatttgtatttttttggcaGGCATTTCTACGTGTGATTAACAAAGCAGATCGGTGTGCGAGGCAGGCAGGCAATTCTTCTCTGTTACAGCCAGATCACAGAGGAAAAAGTGGATTTGTTCAAAGCTAGCAAGCAGAGGGCGTCTCAGCTTTCAATTAAACTTCGGGAGGTAAGGGTGAAGGTGGGTGGGAATACTGCTAGATTGGGTGGAGGGGGATGCTTCAGCAGAGAGAGTCAGGAGGGGGGCTCAGTACCTCACCCCGGCCTCGACGCTGCTTCTTCTGGGACAGTCGCCTCTCCAGGCCCTGAATATCGGAGTCCAGCTCAGCCTCAAATCGACTCAGCTCAGACACCAGACTGGCCTGAGCCCAGGTAATTATAGAGTTGGAATGGCAAGATTAAAACACTATACACACAGTCTGATTTTAGGAGCTAAAGGTGTGCcttttcagctttaaaaaataaatagtgtaaCCCTAAATCGAGAGAATGCAGAAAATCAGGAAGTAAATGTGTGTCAAAGATTCTCACCTCAATGGAAGGGGACTTTGGTTTCTCAGGAACTTTTTTCGGGGAAAGTTGTGcctaagaaaacaaaacaaaaaaaaaattgctgtcAGACCGTTCACCCAGAATCAGAATTCTCACCTGCACCTACTGGTTATGCTGGCCCTGAAGGCCAAAACACAACGACATGTCAGAAAACGCAACGACatgtcagaaaacacaatggcatttcaaaaaaaaaaaaaaaaaaacacaacgacaggtcagaaaacacaatgacatttcaaaaaaacacaacaacatttcacaaagagacaacaaccaatcacatcagCTTATATTTTAGCATGAGTTCTGTCAAACTAAAAGTAAGAAGTGCCCTAccctgaaatgttgttgtgttttctgtaatgtcattgtgttttctgaaatgtcgttgtgttttctataatgtcattgtgttttctgaaatgtggttgtgttttctgGAATGCCGTTGTGTTTTGACGCCACCATGAGCAGTGGAGGTATATGAAccaccaacacatttttaactAGTCTTGCCATGGTACCAAAAGGAGTAAACTACACTGCAATGCTATAGAGACATCCATCTATCCAGTATTTTAATAGGGCATGATGAATTCTATGCAATGAATCAAACAACCACCTTGGACActattttgccaactacttttttacatttgctcataatgctaattctgtacattttttgatttcactgtttattttaatttgctagaaaatacttatttttattttactttaatttaatatcattttatttgatcttttttgtggtttttatgagtgtttacttttatgtgcaacaaagctacgataacaagtaatttccctcgtggttcattaaagtctgtccaagtctaagtctatGACAAGACAGAAAATCTCATAAAGATATGTATGACTGTATGTATGACTGAATGTatgactcattttcattttccaaatTTGTTTATCATGTTCCAAATGTGAATACAATAATTGCAGCTTGTCAAAGCACATTTGACAAGCTTTGTCAAGATgctagaagaaataaaaatcttcatATTTCTTCTAAGCCTCAGctccttcattttatttatacagagaCATTACTCCTCCAGCAGCTGATTCAACCCAACATTACTTTAAAAGGCTCTGCTGGTGAGATCCGTGGAgcaatgttcatttttttttgtaaaacctTGGCTGTATGTGTCTTTTTGAAAGCCAAGGCCTTCGCCTCAGCTCGGAGTCATCCTCACTACAATCACAGACTATAAAGTGACTGTGAAACATCACAACCTGACAAGGTCTGTGAGCTGGAATCGCTGTCCAGGGGATATGACATGGGCCACTGTcataaagaggaaatgaaataagTCTCCTGCTGTGAGCCATTACACACCACAAAAGGTTAACGCTATAATACAAATCACAAGACACCTCAGCTCCCGTGGGGGAGTGGAAACAaagatttcttttcttcccaAGTGCAAACGCGAGGCACAATATGCACCAGATTTGGGACATTgttgcatgaaaagaaaaacttgtgcAGACAGCGCGGGCTATGCAAGACAATAAATTACAACCCCAGAGGGGTTGAAGTGGCATCCTCACCAACTCATAAATCAGTGACGTTCAGAACTGATAAAGGcaccaaataaaaactgagGTCTCATGTTTATTCTTGTCTGaagcaaaatgaatgaatgatgggGGAGCCCACTGAATGTGAATCTTCTGAACAGAAGAAGTGAGCTCATCTGGTGGTAAGCAGCATGCAGTGTGCACTCTACACTGACCACAAGTTATTAGATACCTCTCCTGAGAAGATGAAACACGAGGACTTAGACGTCGATCCTTAAAGAAAAGGTGACCAACCTGTTCCTGAGCTCCACACTGGGGAAGCAGACTACACAAAGAATTCCAGTGGCAGGAGCCGACAACAATGGTGGACAAATCTGAAGGCTAGGGAATCATGCAAGAATGTTTTTGTCCTTCTGTTTCTATTCTGTAACAGCATGTGATCTCGTACCTGTCTCCGGCTTTCTGAGGTGGTGGTGTTTCCCGGCTCAAAGTCGTATATGCTCTTCGGCTGACGGGGTTGCCTTCCTGGGTCTGACAGCTTATCTACATCCTCACTCCTGAAACATAACaccccagcacacacacacacacacacacatacaccatgGACAGCAACTTAATCACGGCTTCATTGTGAGTGCCTGTAACAACAAATCCGAACTTGCCCGTCCCGCTGGTTGGTATTCACGTAAGACGTCACATGCCGTCTGTATTTGATTCGAGAAATGAGTTCAGCCCCCTGCTAGATATTTAATATCTCCCCCTTCTGAGACACGTCATCTCATACTACTAAAAGTGTCTTCCTGAGTTTTACGATCCAACAGAAATAAGTGTCTTAAGACTTATTTGATGTGAGGAGGGGCaaagggagcagcctaaaactcAAAGCAGCAGGTTCACACACTGGGACATTCACTGGTTTTACTTTCTTACAAAGAGTTAGATGATAAACTTTGATCTCTGTCTTCAAAATGTGAAGCCAGTCACAGTTGTTTTATCAGAAAAACTGAACGCAGCTAATCTGTCTCTGCCCTAAGAGTTACGAGAAACCATAAAGAACACACCTTCTTCTTCAGATgtttgctaagctaagctaagctaacggtAGCTTAGAGATATTTAGAGAGATAGACGGGAGaagtatacatttttttttttaaaaaaaaaaggtaatatacaaaaatctttaaatgtCCCTTTAAGTTTGATTCTATTCGGTCCTTTGGATTGTCTAACCATACTGGAGGAACATACATCTCTGGTTGAGTAAATCTTTATTAACTTAACCACAGGTGTAAATTGAATTACTGTCACTCCGTCTCAAATTATCATGTGATGTTCCCGTCGTCTTGAAAAGTCGCCCCAAGGCCCAAAAGTAGTTTCATCAAATCAGGCAGAGTAAACTCACCAGTCCGGTAGCGCTCCATGAGGTGTTAGTCTGAAGAGATCCTGGTCGGCTTTCATAATTTCCTCCGAGCCGGCAGCTAAGCGGAGTCCTACAGATCAGAGGATCAGTATGGATTGGTTTGCAGTCgtgaaaaactgaaacattgCAACTTAACAATGTGGAATTTGGTGAATTCGCTTACGTTCAGCCGTCCACTGCTCTGAGTCCTCATCGTCAGAATCTGGTAAAAAGATAAGAGATCAGTTTCATACTTCTTTACGTGGTTTTATATAGATGAAtcaaaaaataagaagaaagcACCTGCACATTTCTTTTAGATACTTAGAATCACCCGTGACTTGTTTGTGGGTTTTACTGCTCTTTACTGCAATTTTACATTCTAGTTTAAAGAAATGCCACACCTGAATCCAAAGAAGTTCACTCATGCTGTGCTGTTGGAGTTTAAAGTTTGACAATCTAGAtgtcattttttatgttttactcaAATGATTGTAGTGTGCAATAAATGAAAGTGCAAACAAAAATGCCTTGAGCCAGTGTACTGATCAGAAACTGCACATTCCTGCAGGATTATTCTTAATAAATTACTCAGGTCCTGCTTTTGTTAGGTAGCATGATCGGCTGCACCTTATTTCCTCATATAATATCATGAATAATCACATTATATGAATAATATCATATTATATGATACTATAATGATGCCACACAAACTGTGTTCCTATTACGCAACACGTAGTAAAGACAAATGAGCAGATTTGGGAGGGGCTGAGATAAGACGCTGGATTATTGTCAGGGTTTATGAACAGAAATGACATAAGGGCTCTTTCATTATGCCTCATTTTTCAACTTCAGTAATGTTTGCTGGATCGTATCTACCTGGCAGCGACAGAGAGGAATTCACTCTGGAGTTAGAGTGTGTGAGAAAAGAAGGAGTAGGAGTGTCCTTACCCTCTGGCCTCTTGTGAATCTGTCTGAACATGCTCTTGTACCAGTCTCTGGGCTTGTTTACACTCTgacggaggaagagaggggaggtgCAGAATGTAAATCAACCTGACCTATGAATATGCtggaaaaataaagcacatCAGCTGGAACAAAATGCTGTGTATCTTACTGATCTGGAGGCGATGGGCATCCCGGACTCGTCCACTGGACCGATTCCCGAGAACTTGATGAGTCTCTCCTCTCTAGTCGGGGTCCAGCTACGTGGCAAAGTGGCAACGCCCTGGACGCCATTGGACATCCCACCTGAGTGACAGACACAGCAACGAGATTTCACAAGTTATGCTTTCAGTTGTACCCGGTTTCtgctttttaaactttcaaaaactttcaaactttttaaattcccatgacatttactttcatgtgcatattttactccttttgcacttttattttatcaggCATTACACCTAAACATACATGACTTAATTTTTGGAATCATCAGCTGCTAATTCATCAAACATTAAGCATTAATTTCTCGGACGTTCCCGTGTGGTGCGCATGCGCTGAATGAGAGGCTGCAAGTCCAAGTAGCtcgtttgttttgtgctgtttcaaaacaatttccctgcggggatcaGTAGTGATAATTGTGATCAAAGTGATCTTGTATCTTCAGtcattcttcattcatttcaatttacACCCAgaatttacttcttcttttttttaaactgcacagATGCACAGTCTTACCATGTGACTGCGTGGGCCCATAGTATGCTCCAAAGCTGAGAGGTCCTGGGGCTCCTCCATTTAGCTCAGACTCCTGCtgaagaggagagcagagatgCATAAAtcagtcaaaacacaaacatttcagagtAGCAAGTTCAGCATTGGCTTTTAGGAACATGCTCGTGGCTGGATGTATAGCATGTGATGCTTCATTTTTTCCACAGGGAGGAGCACTTGTTTATTGAATTCCATTCATTGAAAGACACGTTGTTAACACAACCTCCAGGTCATTACAAATCAAATCCGCTTTGTTTGCatacatatgtacacacatagaAGGAAGTTGTTATGTGCATTTAACCCTTGCAGGCGAGCACAAATGAAATGGTGGCGTTTCACGTCTAAGTCATGTAGATGGAATCCAACTAGTCCTTACAGTCTGAAGTTGCTTCTTGAAACACTTTTTCAAAAGCCCCCCCACAAACATCTGCATGTCCTGCCGAAACCCAGGATGGAACCTTTGGTGATGGGACCTTTAGATCTCG includes the following:
- the sorbs3 gene encoding vinexin isoform X8, encoding MQSQESELNGGAPGPLSFGAYYGPTQSHGGMSNGVQGVATLPRSWTPTREERLIKFSGIGPVDESGMPIASRSSVNKPRDWYKSMFRQIHKRPEDSDDEDSEQWTAERLRLAAGSEEIMKADQDLFRLTPHGALPDWSEDVDKLSDPGRQPRQPKSIYDFEPGNTTTSESRRQAQLSPKKVPEKPKSPSIEASLVSELSRFEAELDSDIQGLERRLSQKKQRRGRGEEARGRDPVTAPKPSATNYSYSPAPVQPVHRAVGTPSSFTPTYVDRLSPANETMERSTKKEEKKMKAARVKYNFQAQSPKELMLQKGEIVYIHRQVDANWFEGEHHGRAGIFPTSYVEILPPTEKPTPIKSPTLQVLDYGEAVALYNFNADLPVELSFRKGEVISISRRVDDQWLEGRISGTGRSGIFPATYVQVNKMPRTKYSTDDFSPGPLSPGSPGAQSPGRPLYSPSPRSPLSPFTYTSLSPKPEHSPLKPSSPEPCGSPASQSRSPTQTPVPKETANRTLHCTPKPASPSNHNSHWPGTHSANQSPTARAVSPSTPSSVHRAGAPTADTPRCTDPSQGAIPNQAAPFNPHVNSLPQRRAPSIPGSAAVQRHPYRAVYDYKPQNSDELELREGDVVQVMEKCDDGWFVGTSERTHAFGTFPGNYVTPV
- the sorbs3 gene encoding vinexin isoform X9, with amino-acid sequence MQSQQSAEVVGDASGSRIVFSGAPGVSSGQRILMPPELTHHEVVVISPGLPTPPMSPFRTARLPSRELKQESELNGGAPGPLSFGAYYGPTQSHGGMSNGVQGVATLPRSWTPTREERLIKFSGIGPVDESGMPIASRSSVNKPRDWYKSMFRQIHKRPEDSDDEDSEQWTAERLRLAAGSEEIMKADQDLFRLTPHGALPDWSEDVDKLSDPGRQPRQPKSIYDFEPGNTTTSESRRQAQLSPKKVPEKPKSPSIEASLVSELSRFEAELDSDIQGLERRLSQKKQRRGRGEEARGRDPVTAPKPSATNYSYSPAPVQPVHRAVGTPSSFTPTYVDRLSPANETMERSTKKEEKKMKAARVKYNFQAQSPKELMLQKGEIVYIHRQVDANWFEGEHHGRAGIFPTSYVEILPPTEKPTPIKSPTLQVLDYGEAVALYNFNADLPVELSFRKGEVISISRRVDDQWLEGRISGTGRSGIFPATYVQGAIPNQAAPFNPHVNSLPQRRAPSIPGSAAVQRHPYRAVYDYKPQNSDELELREGDVVQVMEKCDDGWFVGTSERTHAFGTFPGNYVTPV
- the sorbs3 gene encoding vinexin isoform X2, translating into MQSQQSAEVVGDASGSRIVFSGAPGVSSGQRILMPPELTHHEVVVISPGLPTPPMSPFRTARLPSRELKESELNGGAPGPLSFGAYYGPTQSHGGMSNGVQGVATLPRSWTPTREERLIKFSGIGPVDESGMPIASRSSVNKPRDWYKSMFRQIHKRPEDSDDEDSEQWTAERLRLAAGSEEIMKADQDLFRLTPHGALPDWSEDVDKLSDPGRQPRQPKSIYDFEPGNTTTSESRRQAQLSPKKVPEKPKSPSIEASLVSELSRFEAELDSDIQGLERRLSQKKQRRGRGEEARGRDPVTAPKPSATNYSYSPAPVQPVHRAVGTPSSFTPTYVDRLSPANETMERSTKKEEKKMKAARVKYNFQAQSPKELMLQKGEIVYIHRQVDANWFEGEHHGRAGIFPTSYVEILPPTEKPTPIKSPTLQVLDYGEAVALYNFNADLPVELSFRKGEVISISRRVDDQWLEGRISGTGRSGIFPATYVQVNKMPRTKYSTDDFSPGPLSPGSPGAQSPGRPLYSPSPRSPLSPFTYTSLSPKPEHSPLKPSSPEPCGSPASQSRSPTQTPVPKETANRTLHCTPKPASPSNHNSHWPGTHSANQSPTARAVSPSTPSSVHRAGAPTADTPRCTDPSQGAIPNQAAPFNPHVNSLPQRRAPSIPGSAAVQRHPYRAVYDYKPQNSDELELREGDVVQVMEKCDDGWFVGTSERTHAFGTFPGNYVTPV
- the sorbs3 gene encoding vinexin isoform X5 translates to MQSQQSAEVVGDASGSRIVFSGAPGVSSGQRILMPPELTHHEVVVISPGLPTPPMSPFRTARLPSRELKQESELNGGAPGPLSFGAYYGPTQSHGGMSNGVQGVATLPRSWTPTREERLIKFSGIGPVDESGMPIASRSSVNKPRDWYKSMFRQIHKRPEDSDDEDSEQWTAERLRLAAGSEEIMKADQDLFRLTPHGALPDWSEDVDKLSDPGRQPRQPKSIYDFEPGNTTTSESRRQAQLSPKKVPEKPKSPSIEEARGRDPVTAPKPSATNYSYSPAPVQPVHRAVGTPSSFTPTYVDRLSPANETMERSTKKEEKKMKAARVKYNFQAQSPKELMLQKGEIVYIHRQVDANWFEGEHHGRAGIFPTSYVEILPPTEKPTPIKSPTLQVLDYGEAVALYNFNADLPVELSFRKGEVISISRRVDDQWLEGRISGTGRSGIFPATYVQVNKMPRTKYSTDDFSPGPLSPGSPGAQSPGRPLYSPSPRSPLSPFTYTSLSPKPEHSPLKPSSPEPCGSPASQSRSPTQTPVPKETANRTLHCTPKPASPSNHNSHWPGTHSANQSPTARAVSPSTPSSVHRAGAPTADTPRCTDPSQGAIPNQAAPFNPHVNSLPQRRAPSIPGSAAVQRHPYRAVYDYKPQNSDELELREGDVVQVMEKCDDGWFVGTSERTHAFGTFPGNYVTPV